acaaatatctgttaTCAAGCAGATTTAAAAGTACAGAAGAGAACCAGGGCcacacataagaaaaaaacaatcaagtaTAAAGTCAGAACGTTgaacatacattttaattaaatcagaAAATCAATATTAAGAATAATGTCGAGATGCTGAGAATAAACTTGATATTTCACGATTAAAGTTGAACCTTTAAGATTACATATTAAACTACTAACATTGTGTGGATCAGCTGATGGAAACGTTCTTCATAATCAAGCTTTGTAACAAGGAAATTCTTTATCTTTGAGTGCATTGAAGCAGTGGATTTTTCTTTATGTGGATTAAGATGAATCATCAGATTAAGACTTCAGTCGTTTGTAAACTTGCAATCAGAAGGGAAAGTACCATTTAACATCCAGTTTCAATATGTCcagtaaagagagagagtccCACCACTGTCACTTTCAAATCCAAATGGTAAAACTGTAGAGACATGTTATTCTGAGGCTGACCCTCCTGTGCTCCAGGTTGATTTGACCCTTTCTACTGTTTATAATCTAAAAACATAAACTCTACATCTACTCAGCTCGATGCATCATGGCTTTTCATTAAATCTGCCGCTGCCGTCTGTTTGCTCAAAGACACATGGTTCGGGTCAAATGGAAAATAACAGAGACCACAAGATGGaatgagattttaaaataaattgtactTTCATGCACCTCCAGTGAATCGCTGCCCTTCTTTGCTGTAGGTCACAACGATCCAGAACATCATCAAAGGTCTgtatgttattgtgtgtgtaaaaaaaaaaaaaaggattgtAACGTCATAAAGATCAAGCGATAAGATGAAAAGCAGTAGATCTTTGTCGTAAGTATCAAAGGACAAACTCGTGATTTGGAAATATGTTCgattttaaatattgttaataAAATTTGTTTACAAGTCTATGCACAgtccatgtttttattaactttaataTCCctcattttattaatatattacgTTTCGTAGCATGAGTTCTTGTTATGCATGTTTTCAATTGCACATGTCAATATAAGAGTGACCTTAATGATGTTTCTATGAACATGAatattctcttttctctcttttctctgtccctGTTAAATGAATTAACAAATAATTGTACACGATTTGATACAACTATGGAATCAAATATGTTTATGAACAAGTTAGAAAATGCTCTACAGGTGTAGTTCAGCTGATTTAGTGTAATATCCTGTTTTAACTTAGAGAACATACAACACAGGTACAACAAATCCATCTATCGTCTACATCACTGtgattcatttacatttaatggTTTCATCCGAGATCTGTTGACGCTCCAGATATGATCAGATATGTGAGAGGTTTCTTAGAAAGCTCCCAACAAAGTCACATTTGGATTATTAAGAATGATAAGAATGCTTTTCACTAAGACCCGtgatgcaacaacaaaaacatctttgttgCCAGCTATGTTTTGAAAGACTAATAAAACAGAGGTCAGATGTGTGACTGACGATGTTTCCTGTTGGTAATGAGAATGAAGATGGAGGATTTTCTCAGAATTTGTGATTTTATCATTTGCCTGAAGAGAAAACCAGCTACAGCCGAGGTGAACTGTCCTTTATGGAGAGAGGATTTCATCAGACGTGGGGACATGGCCCCCTCTGGTGGAGACTCCCTCTGCTGCCCTGAGCTTTATGTCCTGTGATCATTAAACTGTGGATTGAAGGCCTCATGTTTTGTCAGTCATGTGAGACACTGGTGCCCAGAAGGTGACAAACACTTCAAAGTTCTcttctgacaaacaaatgcaaatagcCCAGAATATTTCTTAGCCACAGGCAGAGTCTCCTTTTTGAGCTTCACTCGTTTTCACCTGGTGACGGCAAGAAAACACCGTTGAGCCCAAAATTCACTGCaaaacagcaaattaaaaaaacttcgACTTTCATATAATCAACtcttttaattaaacaaatctGAAATCTCATTTTCAATCAGATCATACCTGGTGCCAGTGTTTAAACAGTATTTTGAAGTTTACTCATTTAACAACCTTACAACTTTACCTCCTGTTATATTAGGGGTAAGTATATAATACAGTATACTTCACATATTGTTCATTTGAGATGTTGATATAAAAATATGACAACATGGCTGAttatctctctcctcatcctgatgtccctgtctctctgtggacCCAGAATTATCACGGTGGTTTTCCTCCCATAATGCCAGGAATAATAGTTTGCTTTATTTGtggccgtgtgtgtgcgtgtgtgtgtgtgtgtgtgtgtgtgtgtgtgtgtgtgtgtgtgtgtgtgtgtgtgtgtgtgtgtgagttaaatGCCTGTTTTCCGCTCAATTAACAAAATAAGAGCCTATAATGAGGTGATATGTTGCCTATTCATTTGAATGGTATCATCAggcaaataatacattttcattaagGCCCATAAGGACTTAAAAACTCCACTAAATGTGCACAAATGTCATTAGATGAAACTTATTTCTTCTTTGGCTGCAGTTTGCTTTGGGACTGATTTCCACCCACATCAAGTGAGCTTCACCCTGAGGTCATGCAGCATGTGACCGGctctacagagagagagagggggggggcaccgCAGAAATCCCTCAAGTATTTAACCCTGAGAATGGATCACATGGGCTCCACCACTTTGGCTATAATTTCGCTGCGACTGCCTGTATCCACCGTGTTCAAAGTGTGAACCCCCTGGTTGTGATGTCGCCTCTGGTAGTCCTTAccttcatgttgtgttttgcgCCCGGCTGTGCGCAGTTCCCTCGGCCGTGCGCCACCCGGGCAGCTTTACGCACCAAGGAGTGCTGCCCGCTGTGGGACGGGGACGGCTCGCCCTGCGGAGCCAGCTCGGGCCGGGGCTCCTGCGAGGACGTGGAGGTGTCGGAGCAGCCTGACGGGCCGCAGTACCCCTTCTCCGGGCTGGACGACAGAGAGAAGTGGCCCCTGGTGTTCTACAACCGGACGTGCCAGTGCGCAGGGGACTTCATGGGCTTCAGCTGCGCGGACTGTAAGTTTGGCTACTTTGGGGCGAGGTGCAATGAAAGAAGAGAGTCTCTCCGGAGGAACATTTTCCACTTGTCCAGGGCGGAGAGGGTCAAACTTGTGTCCTACCTGAACTTGGCCAAGCAGACTGTCAGCAGGGACTATGTTGTGGCCACCGGCACCTACATGGAGATGGAGAACGGCTCCAACCCGCTGTTCGCTGACGTGTCTGTGTACGATGTGTTCGTGTGGATGCATTACTACGTCTCCAGGGACGCGCTGCTAGGAGGCCCTGGCAACGTGTGGACAGATGTGGACTTCGCGCACTGGGCGCCTGCCTTCCTGCCCTGGCACCGGGTGTACCTGCTGCACTGGGAGCGTGAGATCAGGAAGCTGACCGGGGACACGAGCTTCTCCATCCCGTACTGGGACTGGAGGGACGCCCGGGGCTGCGAGGTGTGCACGGACGAGCTGATGGGGGACAGGAGCCCCCAGGACCCGAGTCTCCTCAGCCCAGGCTCCGTCTTCTCTTCATGgagggtaaacacacacacatgcaacctAACATCTAACTTCTCTTTCTCCAGTGATATTTATTCATGATAACTTACATTACAgttgaaataaaatgagaataaatatgatatattagTAGTATAGATGCTGCAGACATTTATTAATTCTAACTTGTAAACATGCACCTTAATGGATATTCTATAGTTAAGTGTAATTCATCTAAATGTTCACTCATTCACAGACTGAATCTTTTCTCAAGTTAAAGATATTTGTTCATCACCATTATACAATAGTgttacagttttcttttttcactttgattaagttttttcatgaataaattgccattcagtcaaaatataacacatataaatacagtttatgtaTTACACAACTATACATACTCCATGGATATTATACAACTCAGTGTAATTAATATAAATGTCCACTCATTCACTGTGCAGGTAAAGACTAATGACACATGAATGAGTAAAAGAAATCACAAATTGTACTTTTGTGTAATCGTGAGGATGAATTGAAAGGACTTGATGAAGAAGAATTTGatctctttctatctatctgtctgtctatctatctatctatctatctattaactatctatctatctatctatctatctatctatctatctatctgtctatctatctctatctgtctgtctatctatctgtctattatctgtctattatctatctatctatctatctatctatctatctatctatctatctatctatctatctatctatctatctatctatctatctatctatctatctatctatctatctatctatctatctctctatctatctatctatctatctatctatctatctatctatctatctatctatctatctatctatctatctatctatctatctatctatctatctatctatctatctatctatctatctatctatctatct
The Hippoglossus stenolepis isolate QCI-W04-F060 chromosome 15, HSTE1.2, whole genome shotgun sequence DNA segment above includes these coding regions:
- the LOC118122668 gene encoding tyrosinase-like translates to MSPLVVLTFMLCFAPGCAQFPRPCATRAALRTKECCPLWDGDGSPCGASSGRGSCEDVEVSEQPDGPQYPFSGLDDREKWPLVFYNRTCQCAGDFMGFSCADCKFGYFGARCNERRESLRRNIFHLSRAERVKLVSYLNLAKQTVSRDYVVATGTYMEMENGSNPLFADVSVYDVFVWMHYYVSRDALLGGPGNVWTDVDFAHWAPAFLPWHRVYLLHWEREIRKLTGDTSFSIPYWDWRDARGCEVCTDELMGDRSPQDPSLLSPGSVFSSWRVLCSQPQVYNDRGVLCDAKDEGPLRRNHGNQNRTLVERLPTSAEVEFTLSLSDYDTGAMDRGANMSFRNTLEGFGDPQTGFGNSLHMGMHAAVHVFMNGSMSSVQGSANDPIFLLHHAFVDSIYEQWLRRHRPSPSQYPDSNAPIGHNSEYHMVPFLPLHRNREYFISSKDLGYEYSHLLDANLRLAESMRPFLQALQDVWPWLLLAGLSGGIVAVGVAAAVFTVKRRFGGSAWLHGGKWKNLFALPERQPLIRGDDSEDGHSNYQTTM